The window CGACGACGTCCTGCTGGAGCTGGCGCTGGCCGGCGCCAAGGGCTGGGTGGCGGGCTACCCGAACGCGCTGCCCCGTGCGAGCGTCGAGCTCTACCGCGCGGCCGTCGCCGGTGACCTCGCCACGGCCAAGAAGCTGTACGAGCAGCTGCACCCGCTGCTGCGCTGGGACTCCAAGGTCGAGTTCGTGCAGGCCATCAAGTTGTCCATGGACCTCGTGGGCCGGCCCGGCGGTCCCGTGCGCCCACCGCGCGTCCCGCTGCTGCCCGAGCAGGAGGCGGCCGTCCGAGCCGCCACGGAGAAGGCCGTCGCGGCCGGATTGGCCTAGGGATCATGCGCAGCAAACTCGTCCTGCACGCCGTCGACTCGCACACCGAGGGCATGCCCACCCGCGTGATCACCGGCGGTATCGGCACGATCCCCGGCGCCACCATGAACGAGCGGCGGCTGTACTTCCGGGAGCACCGCGACGACATCAAGCAGCTCCTGATGAACGAGCCGCGCGGGCACTCGGCGATGAGCGGAGCGATCCTCCAGCCGCCCACCCGGCCCGACTGCGACTGGGGTGTCGTCTACATCGAGGTCTCCGGCTATCTGCCGATGTGCGGCCACGGCACCATCGGGGTGGCCACCGTGCTGGTGGAGACCGGCATGGTCGAGGTCGTCGAGCCGGTCACCACCATCCGGCTCGACACCCCGGCGGGCCTGGTCGTCGCCGAGGTCGCGGTGGAGAACGGCGCCGCGAAGGCCGTCACTCTCCAGAACGTGCCGTCCTTCTCCGTCGGCCTCGACCGCAAGATCACACTCGCCGACGGGCGCACGGTGACATATGACCTGGCCTACGGCGGCAACTTCTACGCCATCCTGCCGCTGGCGGAGTTCGGGCTGCCCTTCGACCGCACCCGCAAGGACGACATCCTCAAAGCGGGCCTGTCCCTCATGGAGGCGATCAACGCCGAGGTAGAGCCCGTCCATCCGGAGGACCCCTCGATCCACGGCTGCCACCACGTCCACCTGTACGCGCCCGGCGCGACAGCCCGTCACTCCCGGCATGCGATGGCCATCCACCCGGGCTGGTTCGACCGCTCACCCTGCGGCACCGGCACCAGCGCCCGCATGGCACAACTGCACGCGCGCGGTGAACTCCCCCTGCACACGGAGTTCGTGAACGAGTCCTTCATCGGGACGCAGTTCACCGGCCGCCTCCTCGGCACCACCGAGGTCGCAGGAATCCCCGCCGTCCTGCCGAGCTTCACCGGCCGGGCCTGGATCACCGGCACCGCCCAGTATCTGCTCGATCCCACCGACCCGTTCCCGGCCGGATTCATCCTCTAGACCCGGCGCCGGGCGCGGACACCGGACGCGTCCTCCGGGCCCCGCCGGGGCTGGGATAATGACCGGTGACGCGTGACATTGCACTCCCGAGGAGACACCCCTATGCCCGCCCAGCCCGTCGGCGCCCCCTCCCTCCCCACGCTGGGCGGCAAGAAGCGCAGCTACCGCGAGCGGGTCGCCGATGCCCTGCGGGCCGCGCTGATCGCCGGTGAACTGCTCCCGGGCGAGGTGTACTCGGCGCCGACCCTGGCCGCCCGTTTCGGCGTCTCGGCGACGCCGGTGCGCGAGGCCATGCTGGACCTCGTCAAGGAGGGCCTGGTCGACACCGTCCCCAACAAGGGTTTCCGGGTCACCGCGGTCTCCGAGAAGCAGCTCGACGAGTACACCCACATCCGCGCGCTCATCGAGATCCCCACCGTCGTCGAGCTGGCCAGGACCGCCGACCCGGTCTCCCTGGAGGCGCTGCGCCCGGCCGCCCGGGAGATCGTGCAGGCCG of the Streptomyces sp. NBC_00287 genome contains:
- a CDS encoding proline racemase family protein; its protein translation is MRSKLVLHAVDSHTEGMPTRVITGGIGTIPGATMNERRLYFREHRDDIKQLLMNEPRGHSAMSGAILQPPTRPDCDWGVVYIEVSGYLPMCGHGTIGVATVLVETGMVEVVEPVTTIRLDTPAGLVVAEVAVENGAAKAVTLQNVPSFSVGLDRKITLADGRTVTYDLAYGGNFYAILPLAEFGLPFDRTRKDDILKAGLSLMEAINAEVEPVHPEDPSIHGCHHVHLYAPGATARHSRHAMAIHPGWFDRSPCGTGTSARMAQLHARGELPLHTEFVNESFIGTQFTGRLLGTTEVAGIPAVLPSFTGRAWITGTAQYLLDPTDPFPAGFIL
- a CDS encoding GntR family transcriptional regulator, which codes for MPAQPVGAPSLPTLGGKKRSYRERVADALRAALIAGELLPGEVYSAPTLAARFGVSATPVREAMLDLVKEGLVDTVPNKGFRVTAVSEKQLDEYTHIRALIEIPTVVELARTADPVSLEALRPAAREIVQAAAAGDLIAYVEADTRFHLGLLALAGNAHLVEVVGDLRGRSRLYGLTALVKAGRLLASAEEHLELLDALLDRDEQAVREVMTRHLGHVRGLWAAK